A segment of the Vibrio sp. YMD68 genome:
GCAGCCAAGCAAATTACAATGTGGGCATGTAAGCAAATACAGTCCTAGCAACTTCGCTGAGTCACTCCAGGACAAAACATTTTGCTTTAGCCAAAAGCGGGTATAGACCTTGCCATAATCACGCATGGAGGAACTCGCTTTTGTGTTTACGTAAAATGCTGACCATTATTTGCCCTTAATCCTACTGGTTACTGGCTTTCAGCTCGCTTGGGCATTCGGGATAGATGTCCGGTCTTAACTGAGATCGGGTTACCTGTCCTTGCGTAGCTTGTTCGATGGGTAAAACGAATTCAGCGGGAACACGCCCTGATTTATTCAACCAAAACCAGACGTTTTGCTGTTTTGAGTTGATGGCTCTTGCTAATGCTGATTGCCCGCCGACCAAGTCAATGGCACGGCGGAGATGTTTTTGTGTCGTTTTGAACACTTCCATACCGTCTCCTGTTACAATAATAACTGTTACAAGATTGAATGTTACAGTTTAAACTGTAGATAAGTCAACAGTTAAAATTGTTGAAAGACTACAGTTTTATTTGTAGAATGCGGGCTTATGAAAACTTTATCCGAACGACTAAACCATGCCTTGCAGCTTACTGGGGTAACTCAGTCTGAGTTGGCTCGTCGCATTGGTATCAAACAGCAGTCGATCAGCCAGATTTGCTCTGGTAAATCGGCTAGGTCTCGTTACACCATGCAGATCGCGGAGGCGCTTCGCGTGAATGCTCATTGGCTCGCCACAGGTGATGGCGAGATTGGCTTGGGGGTCGGTAATGTAGAAGTCGGGCCTGATATTAAGGGAAGAATTCCTCTCATTAACTGGGTTCAGGCCGGTGATTGGACTGAAATAGCGGAGGGATTTGCCCATGAAGATGCTGAGGAGTGGCGTGACGTCACTGGGAAAGCACATGAGGGTTGTTTCGCACTTCGCGTAAAAGGCGACAGTATGGAAAATCCAAGCGGAAAAAAATCCATACCTGAGGGGGCAGTGATCGTTGTTGATCCTGAGTTACCTTACTCTTCAGGTTCATTGGTTGTTGCGCGTTTGGATGATTCGAAAGAAGCAACCTTTAAGCAGTTGGTTATTGATGGTGAACAGAAGTATCTAAAACCTTTGAACCCGCAATACCCTGCAATACCGATCAACGGCAACTGCACCATCATCGGTGTAGTACGACAAGCTATCATCGATTTCTGGTAGCGAAGGATTTTGTGGTTTAGCCACAGTTGTTCATGAGCTGAAGAAGCAACGATTGCAAACAGCTACAACTGAGCATTGGCGCACGCTGAGAGTAAATGGTAACCGATTAGATAACCATTGATTGTTTATAAAGTCAAGATCAGCGAAAATAGCGGCCAATTACGATTAACACGACGGATTTGACAAGCGAAGAACTGAAAAGAGAGTACTTCCAAAAGTGTGTACAAATCCGTGTACAAACTAAAAGAATTTATACATGGCAAACCAAGATTTTCTCAATGAAATCAATAAGCGAAGGACCTTTGCTATCATTTCTCACCCGGATGCGGGTAAAACAACCATTACAGAAAAAGTACTGTTATTCGGAAACGCTATTCAAAAAGCGGGAACCGTTAAAGGTCGTGGCTCTAACCAGCATGCCAAATCAGACTGGATGGAGATGGAAAAAGAGCGTGGTATCTCGGTAACAACGTCCGTGATGCAGTTTCCATACAATGACTGTTTAGTGAACCTTCTTGATACTCCAGGACACGAAGATTTTTCGGAAGATACCTACCGAACGCTCACTGCGGTGGATTCGTGTTTGATGGTTATCGATGCGGCAAAAGGTGTCGAGGATCGAACTCGCAAGCTGATGGAGGTAACGCGTTTACGTGATACGCCTATCGTTACCTTTATGAACAAATTGGATCGTGATGTGCGTGATCCAATGGAAGTCTTGGACGAAGTGGAAAGTGAGTTAGGTATGGCTTGTGCTCCTATCTCATGGCCAATTGGTTGTGGTAAAGAGTTTAAAGGTGTGTACCACATTCATCGCGATGAAACGATCTTATACGAATCAGGCCATGGCCATGAGATTCAAGACGTTCGCATTGTTAAAGGTTTGGATAACCCTGAACTTGATGAGGCTGTTGGCGCAGACCTTGCGGAAAGCGTGCGAGAAGAGATAGAGCTTGTTGTCGGTGCTTGCCCTGACTTTGATTTGGAGCTGTTCTTAGCGGGTGAGTTGACACCGGTTTACTTTGGTACGGCACTGGGCAACTTTGGTGTTGACCATATGCTTGATGGCTTAACAAAATGGGCTCCAGCTCCTCAAGCACGTCAAGCGAATGAGCGTGACGTTGTTGCTACCGAGGAAAAATTCTCTGGCTTTGTCTTTAAGATTCAAGCCAATATGGACCCTAAACACCGAGATCGTATCGCTTTTATGCGTATTGTATCGGGTACGTATAATCAAGGCATGAAGATGAATCATGTCCGTACCGGTAAAAGTGTTAGCATTTCAGATGCGGTTACGTTTATGGCCGGTGATCGTTCTCGTGCTGAAAAAGCGTACGCGGGTGATATTATTGGTTTGCATAACCACGGTACGATTCAAATAGGCGATACCTTTACTCAAGGGGAAAGTTTGAAGTTCTCCGGTATTCCAAACTTTGCGCCGGAGTTATTCCGTCGTATTCGTTTGCGTGATCCGCTGAAACAGAAGCAGCTATTGAAAGGTCTCGTTCAGCTTTCTGAAGAAGGTGCGGTACAGGTTTTTCGTCCGGTGCAAAACAATGATCTAATCGTTGGCGCAGTGGGTGTGCTTCAGTTTGATGTGGTTGTGGCTCGATTGAAGTCTGAATACAATGTTGAAGCGATTTATGAAAGTGTCAACGTGGCAACGGCTCGTTGGGTTGAGTGCAGTGACGACAAGAAACTTGAAGAGTTTAAACGTAAAAACCAATCGAATATCGCGTTAGATGGTGGCGATAACCTGTCGTACATTGCGCCAACGATGGTGAATTTGAATTTAGCGAAAGAGCGATTCCCTGACGTTGATTTCCGCGCGACTCGTGAGCATTAATCGGGTCCCTATTTGAATTTGAGCAGGGTTAATGCGCTGCTCTCTTTTCAGTGATAAATCGATATTTTTAGCGATACGCCGATACAAAAAAGCCGATAATCATAGCAATGAGTATCGGCTTTTTTATTTCTTTACTCTTTTTTTATTTTGTTACTCAACGTAGACGTGACTTACTTCTTCTTTGTGTTCTTTTTCTTAACCGCTTTTTTCTTGGTGGTCTTTTTCTTTGCGTCTTTTTTTGTTACGTCTTTTTTCTTTTTCTTGGTCGATGCTTTTTTATGTTGTGGGCGCATATCTTTAATGAAGCGTTCTTTAATTTCTTCATCGATATAACGCGCGACGCGCTCAAGCATAGCCTGATCATGTGCTTCTACCAGAGACAAAGCGTTGCCTTTTTTACCGGCGCGGGCAGTACGACCAATGCGGTGTAAGTAAGTATCCGCTGAGCGTGGCATGTCGTAGTTGATTACGTGGCTTACATCGGGAAGATCGATACCACGAGCAGCAACATCCGTAGCAAGAAGAACGTTAACCGTCCCTTCTCGGAAACGAGTGATGGCATTGTTACGACGATCCTGTGGCATTTCACCCTGGATCCATGCGCATGGGATTTGTGCTTTTTCAAGCTCAATACGTAGCTCTGCTAAACGTTCACGAGTTTTCAAAAATACGATAGAGCGATCCGCTTGATCGGTCAGTATTTTTTTAAGTAATGCGAGCTTGTGCTCCATGCTATCAGCGCGGTGATACCATTGCGTGATCTTCTTGCGTTCACGACGAGAAGGGTCGGCTGTCACTTCTGCTGGGTTCTTTAAAAGATCAGCAGTAAAGCCTTCCACACCTCGGCCTTCAAGTGTTGCAGAGAAGAGTAGCGTCTGTTTACGCCAGCGACATTCAGCCGCCAGTCTATCGACAACAGGCGCAAATCCCATGTCTAGCATGCGGTCAGCTTCATCAAGAATAAGCCATTCAATCGCCCGGCAGTCAAAGCGCTCTGACTCAATGTATTCCATCAAGCGACCCGGTGTGGCCACTACGATATCTTGCGTTTGAGCAAGAATATCGGCATGTTCCTGATACTGAACACCGCCTGTGATGGTGAAGACATTCAAGCGTGTGTTTTTAGCCAATGCACGAGCTTCATCGGCCACCTGCATCGCAAGCTCTCGTGTTGGTGTTAAGATCAAGACACGGGCAGGTCCTGGTCTTTTTCTAGGGAAATCAAGCAAGTATTGTAACGCTGGAAGTGAAAAAGCAGCGGTTTTACCTGTTCCTGTCGGTGCAGAGGCAAGAATATCTTTGCCATCTAGAGCTTGTGGGATCGCATCTTCTTGAATTTGCGTTGGGCGCTCAAACCCCAGCTCTTCAATAGCTGTAATAAGGGTTTCATCTAGATCAAGGTCAGCAAAAGTTCTGATCACTGTAGTATCTCCACAAGCCAGTTGGCGTGTTATGGCAAAAATTAGGTCGGATATTATAGATGTATTAGTGATTATGATCACATGATATTTTTACATCTTGAGATAAAAGTTCTCAGTCAATGAGTGAAATTCTTTACTGTATTGCCCATCTTGGTGAATGATCAGATGTGTTTCTTCTAACTCTGTTTTTATTTTACTTAATTCTATCAATAGCCTAGATGCTATTTTCTGCTCTGTCGTCTTTACATGACAGAGGCGAGTAACGTGCCAATTGAGTGGCTTCGCTTTGGCAATAAGTTGATGACCTTCACCAATGGGCAAAATGAAGTTGGCGGTTCCTAAGGGGGTGGTTAGTGTATAAGAACGCTCAAGTAATGAATGATGATCAAGAGTATCGGTATGTCTCGCAATGGCTCGTTGAGGATGGTGTGATTGCTCTCCTGAATTGAAGTATGGCGGATTGCAAATGATGCCATCAAAAAGCGAGGTCATGGGAGCCTTGAGAATGTCCCCCTCAATCAGTTGTAAACGGTCATTCCATGGTGATTGTTTAAAATTATGCAGTGCACTTTCAATGGCGTGACGATCAATGTCAATGGCAGTGATGGCTAATGTGTTATGCCTTTGCGCGGCCATTAAAGATAACAGTCCGGTCCCGGTTCCGATATCCAGGCATGTGTTCATAAGATCGAGGTTTGACCAAGCGCCTAATAAAA
Coding sequences within it:
- a CDS encoding helix-turn-helix domain-containing protein produces the protein MEVFKTTQKHLRRAIDLVGGQSALARAINSKQQNVWFWLNKSGRVPAEFVLPIEQATQGQVTRSQLRPDIYPECPSELKASNQ
- a CDS encoding LexA family transcriptional regulator, with product MKTLSERLNHALQLTGVTQSELARRIGIKQQSISQICSGKSARSRYTMQIAEALRVNAHWLATGDGEIGLGVGNVEVGPDIKGRIPLINWVQAGDWTEIAEGFAHEDAEEWRDVTGKAHEGCFALRVKGDSMENPSGKKSIPEGAVIVVDPELPYSSGSLVVARLDDSKEATFKQLVIDGEQKYLKPLNPQYPAIPINGNCTIIGVVRQAIIDFW
- the prfC gene encoding peptide chain release factor 3 — translated: MANQDFLNEINKRRTFAIISHPDAGKTTITEKVLLFGNAIQKAGTVKGRGSNQHAKSDWMEMEKERGISVTTSVMQFPYNDCLVNLLDTPGHEDFSEDTYRTLTAVDSCLMVIDAAKGVEDRTRKLMEVTRLRDTPIVTFMNKLDRDVRDPMEVLDEVESELGMACAPISWPIGCGKEFKGVYHIHRDETILYESGHGHEIQDVRIVKGLDNPELDEAVGADLAESVREEIELVVGACPDFDLELFLAGELTPVYFGTALGNFGVDHMLDGLTKWAPAPQARQANERDVVATEEKFSGFVFKIQANMDPKHRDRIAFMRIVSGTYNQGMKMNHVRTGKSVSISDAVTFMAGDRSRAEKAYAGDIIGLHNHGTIQIGDTFTQGESLKFSGIPNFAPELFRRIRLRDPLKQKQLLKGLVQLSEEGAVQVFRPVQNNDLIVGAVGVLQFDVVVARLKSEYNVEAIYESVNVATARWVECSDDKKLEEFKRKNQSNIALDGGDNLSYIAPTMVNLNLAKERFPDVDFRATREH
- the srmB gene encoding ATP-dependent RNA helicase SrmB, with translation MIRTFADLDLDETLITAIEELGFERPTQIQEDAIPQALDGKDILASAPTGTGKTAAFSLPALQYLLDFPRKRPGPARVLILTPTRELAMQVADEARALAKNTRLNVFTITGGVQYQEHADILAQTQDIVVATPGRLMEYIESERFDCRAIEWLILDEADRMLDMGFAPVVDRLAAECRWRKQTLLFSATLEGRGVEGFTADLLKNPAEVTADPSRRERKKITQWYHRADSMEHKLALLKKILTDQADRSIVFLKTRERLAELRIELEKAQIPCAWIQGEMPQDRRNNAITRFREGTVNVLLATDVAARGIDLPDVSHVINYDMPRSADTYLHRIGRTARAGKKGNALSLVEAHDQAMLERVARYIDEEIKERFIKDMRPQHKKASTKKKKKDVTKKDAKKKTTKKKAVKKKNTKKK
- a CDS encoding methyltransferase — protein: MKCSTLKTKDFKFKQFSIQGGRSGMPVSTDGILLGAWSNLDLMNTCLDIGTGTGLLSLMAAQRHNTLAITAIDIDRHAIESALHNFKQSPWNDRLQLIEGDILKAPMTSLFDGIICNPPYFNSGEQSHHPQRAIARHTDTLDHHSLLERSYTLTTPLGTANFILPIGEGHQLIAKAKPLNWHVTRLCHVKTTEQKIASRLLIELSKIKTELEETHLIIHQDGQYSKEFHSLTENFYLKM